Proteins encoded by one window of Rutidosis leptorrhynchoides isolate AG116_Rl617_1_P2 chromosome 7, CSIRO_AGI_Rlap_v1, whole genome shotgun sequence:
- the LOC139858435 gene encoding uncharacterized protein, which translates to MASYHSHLPTILKIYHKKPHFKPSANQITFSLLQSNSTHFISKRYAANKPQPHLTFHINPCSTTTKLSSTTTTTTTTNGFLEKVEKDETLPLNEDSPVKFVFWVFLWASVSVALYAFCPGDAKAQEVGVRSIKASKFGVKFANFLRGSGWPDEVVVFALAALPVIELRGAIPVGYWLQLKPLLLTTLSVLGNMVPVPLIILYLKPLAAFLAGNNKPASRFLDLLFEKAKRKAGPIEEFQWLGLMLFVAVPFPGTGAWTGAIIASILDIPFWSAVSANFFGVVLASLLVNMLVNIGLKYAVVACIVMFTASGFMWTMLRALKKRLTPSSPC; encoded by the exons ATGGCTTCCTATCACTCACACCTACCAACAATCTTGAAAATATATCACAAAAAACCTCATTTCAAACCCTCAGCAAACCAAATTACTTTTTCACTTCTACAATCTAATTCAACCCATTTCATTTCAAAGCGATATGCAGCAAATAAACCCCAACCCCATCTCACTTTTCACATAAACCCTTGTTCTACAACAAcaaaattatcatcaacaacaacaacaacaacaaccacaaatgGGTTTCTTGAAAAAGTCGAAAAGGATGAAACTTTACCATTAAATGAAGACTCCCCTGTGAAATTTGTATTTTGGGTATTTTTATGGGCATCTGTTTCTGTTGCTTTATATGCATTTTGTCCTGGGGATGCTAAAGCACAAGAAGTTGGTGTGAGATCGATAAAAGCTTCAAAATTTGGGGTAAAATTTGCAAATTTCTTAAGAGGGTCGGGTTGGCCCGATGAGGTTGTGGTGTTTGCTTTGGCTGCATTGCCGGTGATTGAGCTCCGTGGTGCTATTCCTGTTGGGTATTGGTTGCAACTCAAGCCTCTTCTTCTAACCACTTTATCTGTTCTTGG AAACATGGTACCTGTCCCTTTAATCATACTCTACTTAAAACCACTAGCAGCGTTTTTGGCTGGAAACAATAAGCCAGCATCTCGATTCCTAGACCTACTGTTTGAGAAGGCAAAACGGAAAGCGGGTCCCATCGAAGAGTTCCAATGGCTCGGTCTAATGCTATTTGTTGCAGTACCATTCCCAGGCACTGGTGCATGGACAGGTGCCATCATAGCATCAATTCTTGATATCCCATTTTGGTCAGCTGTATCTGCAAACTTTTTTGGGGTTGTGTTAGCTAGCCTTTTGGTCAATATGTTGGTCAACATTGGCCTCAAATACGCTGTTGTTGCTTGTATTGTAATGTTCACCGCATCCGGATTCATGTGGACCATGCTCCGtgctttgaaaaaacgtctcaccCCTTCGTCGCCATGTTGA